The following are from one region of the Arachis duranensis cultivar V14167 chromosome 10, aradu.V14167.gnm2.J7QH, whole genome shotgun sequence genome:
- the LOC107469950 gene encoding phosphatidylinositol 4-phosphate 5-kinase 2, whose translation MREALVRDTTCEATSIIKNEEPEKKLSLLQSPLPPLKLVPSGRSRSQGIGTRRVTPTTTPLAVSGAGSTVEKILPNGDFYSGDFSGTVPHGSGKYLWTDGCMYEGEWKRGKASGKGKFSWPSGATYEGEFKSGRMEGFGVFVGSDGDTYRGSWSSDRKHGFGLKRYANGDVYEGWWKRNLQDGHGRYVWKNGNMYTGEWRNGVITGKGELVWANGNRYEGQWENGLPKAQGLFKTMSHQQVLLQPHCLKTNGILWGDNFALAVRKRSSVEGSRGSVTEKSFPRICIWESEGEAGDITCDIIDNVEASMFYRDGTASDRDGVGVPFGRSPCCFAGEVKRPGQTIFKGHKNYELMLNLQLGIRYSVGKEGSTLRELKLTDFDPKEKYWTRFPSEGSKITPPHQTAEFRWKDYCPAVFRHLRKLFHVDPADYMLAICGDDALRELSSPGKSGSLFYLTQDDRFMIKTVKKSEVKVLLRMLRSYYQHVSGNENSLVTKFYGVHCVKPIGGQKIRFIVMGNLFCSEYPIHRRFDLKGSSHGRITDKPEEEIDETTTLKDLDLNYVFRVPRNWFKELIQQIERDCEFLEAEKIMDYSLLVGLHFRDDNTCDKMGLSPFVLRTGNRDSYQSEKLMRGYRFLEAELQDRDRVKSGRKSLIRLGANMPARAERMARRSDFDQYTSVGISHLTPYCSGETYDVVLYFGIIDILQDYDISKKLEHAYKSLQVDPTSISAVDPKLYSKRFRDFIGRIFVEDR comes from the exons ATGCGGGAAGCACTTGTTCGCGATACCACCTGCGAAGCCACCTCCATCATCAAGAACGAAGAACCCGAGAAGAAACTGTCGCTCTTGCAGTCTCCGTTGCCGCCGCTTAAGTTGGTTCCAAGCGGCCGGAGCCGGTCTCAGGGAATCGGAACCAGAAGAGTGACGCCAACAACGACACCCCTAGCGGTCTCCGGCGCCGGATCCACCGTGGAAAAGATCCTCCCGAACGGCGATTTCTACTCCGGCGACTTCTCCGGCACCGTTCCTCACGGATCCGGGAAGTACCTTTGGACCGACGGGTGCATGTACGAAGGAGAGTGGAAACGCGGAAAGGCTTCGGGCAAAGGAAAATTCTCATGGCCTTCAGGCGCTACCTATGAAGGTGAATTCAAATCTGGAAGAATGGAAGGGTTTGGCGTCTTCGTCGGATCCGACGGAGACACCTACCGCGGGTCGTGGAGCTCCGACAGAAAACACGGCTTTGGCTTGAAGCGTTATGCAAACGGCGACGTTTATGAAGGGTGGTGGAAACGCAACCTGCAAGACGGCCACGGCCGTTACGTTTGGAAGAACGGAAACATGTATACCGGGGAATGGAGGAACGGCGTCATAACGGGGAAAGGGGAGCTTGTTTGGGCTAATGGGAACCGCTACGAGGGGCAGTGGGAGAACGGTTTGCCAAAGGCACAAGGGTTGTTCAAAACGATGTCGCATCAGCAGGTGCTGCTGCAGCCGCATTGCTTGAAGACGAATGGGATTTTGTGGGGTGACAACTTTGCCCTCGCCGTTAGGAAGCGGTCGTCCGTTGAGGGCTCTAGAGGGAGCGTTACGGAGAAGAGCTTCCCGAGGATTTGCATATGGGAATCGGAGGGTGAGGCTGGGGATATAACTTGCGATATTATTGATAATGTGGAGGCGTCAATGTTCTATAGGGATGGAACGGCGTCGGATCGAGATGGGGTTGGTGTGCCATTTGGCCGGAGCCCGTGTTGTTTCGCTGGCGAGGTGAAGAGACCGGGTCAAACGATATTCAAGGGACATAAGAACTATGAATTGATGCTTAATTTGCAATTGGGCATAAG GTACTCAGTAGGGAAGGAAGGCTCGACGTTGCGGGAGCTTAAGCTGACCGATTTTGATCCCAAGGAGAAGTACTGGACTAGGTTTCCATCTGAAGGTTCCAAGATTACGCCACCCCATCAAACAGCGGAATTCCGGTGGAAGGATTACTGCCCTGCTGTTTTTAG GCATTTGAGGAAGCTTTTTCATGTGGATCCTGCTGATTATATGTTGGCTATATGTGGCGATGACGCCCTCAGGGAGCTTTCCTCTCCCGGGAAAAGCGGGAGCCTTTTCTACTTGACGCAAGATGACAGATTTATGATAAAGACAGTGAAGAAATCTGAAGTCAAG GTGCTTCTCCGGATGCTTCGAAGTTATTATCAACATGTCTCTGGTAATGAGAATTCACTTGTAACAAAATTCTACGGGGTACACTGTGTCAAGCCAATTGGAGGCCAGAAG ATCCGGTTTATTGTGATGGGAAACCTTTTCTGCTCGGAATATCCAATTCATCGACGATTTGACTTGAAAGGATCTTCGCATGGGCGTATAACGGATAAGCCGGAAGAGGAGATTGATGAAACGACCACCCTCAAGGACCTTGATCTCAACTATGTGTTTCGTGTACCAAGAAATTGGTTCAAAGAGCTAATTCA ACAAATTGAGCGGGATTGTGAGTTCTTGGAAGCAGAGAAAATTATGGACTACAGCCTTTTGGTTGGACTTCATTTTCGTGATGATAATACATGTGACAAAATGGGATTATCACCATTTGTTTTACGCACTG GAAATCGAGATTCTTACCAGAGTGAAAAGTTAATGCGTGGTTATCGCTTTCTTGAAGCGGAGCTACAAGATAGGGACCGGGTTAAATCTGGAAG GAAATCATTAATTAGGTTGGGAGCCAATATGCCGGCAAGAGCTGAACGAATGGCGCGGAGGAGTGATTTTGATCAATACACCAGTGTTGGAATCAGCCATTTGACCCCTTATTGTAGTGGAGAGACTTATGATGTTGTTCTATATTTTGGGATCATTGACATTTTGCAAGATTACGATATCAGCAAGAAGCTTGAGCATGCTTACAAGTCCTTGCAAGTTGACCCTACTTCGATCTCGGCGGTTGATCCAAAGCTCTACTCAAAGAGGTTCCGTGATTTCATCGGGAGAATATTCGTTGAAGACAGGTAG
- the LOC107469945 gene encoding uncharacterized protein LOC107469945: MDECVIAKDLLERLARQGLLDKYVEGRKSRETKREPEERSTEKEKGKWTITDPPRGIINCISGGYAGGGETSSARKRSYRAMLAIEGIIPATTHNTKEPEITFSQGDITSTSPNLDDPVVISIQTGELLVRKVLLDPGSSADVLFYSTFIKMQLSEKAIQPSSGELVGFSGERVPIKGHIWLKATMGNPLLARAVDIQYLIVNCPSPYNIILGRPALNNFRAVVSTLHLCVKFQAQNNKVATIHSDRQQARQCYNASLKKTNIQPKADLEAKTSHGRSEVLTNSNRFL, from the coding sequence ATGGACGAATGTGTAATAGCCAAGGACCTCCTAGAAAGATTAGCTCGGCAAGGCCTCTTGGACAAATATGTCGAAGGTCGGAAAAGCAGAGAAACCAAAAGAGAACCAGAGGAGCGCTCaacagagaaagaaaagggaaaatgGACAATAACAGATCCTCCCAGGGgaatcataaactgcatatcaGGAGGATATGCGGGAGGAGGTGAAACAAGCTCGGCCCGAAAAAGGAGTTACCGAGCAATGTTGGCAATCGAAGGAATAATACCTGCAACAACTCACAACACAAAAGAACCAGAGATAACCTTTAGTCAAGGCGACATAACTTCAACAAGTCCAAACTTGGACGACCCTGTGGTGATATCTATACAAACTGGGGAACTATTGGTAAGGAAGGTGCTTCTAGACCCAGGTAGTAGTGCTGATGTACTTTTTTATTCAACCTTTATAAAAATGCAATTGTCTGAAAAAGCCATACAACCGTCATCTGGAGAACTAGTTGGGTTCTCCGGAGAAAGGGTCCCAATAAAAGGACACATATGGCTAAAAGCAACAATGGGCAACCCCCTATTGGCAAGAGCTGTGGACATCCAATATCTCATAGTTAACTGTCCTAGTCCTTATAACATTATACTCGGAAGACCTGCCCTGAATAACTTCAGAGCGGTAGTATCTACATTACACTTGTGTGTTAAGTTTCAGGCACAAAACAACAAAGTAGCAACAATACATTCAGACCGACAACAAGCTCGACAATGCTACAACGCTAGCTTAAAGAAAACCAATATACAACCAAAAGCTGACCTAGAAGCAAAAACAAGTCATGGCAGATCCGAGGTGTTGACGAACTCCAACAGATTCCTCTGA